The genomic window CGACGAAGCAGGAAGACGAAGGAAGAAGATTTTAATAGGTTCATCGTGTACTTTTCGCGACGCGCGATTTGGTCGTCGTTCAACTCATCGCGTTGGGGTACGCGTTTTAAAATGGGGTGTCTTTCATATAAGCCCCTTCATTCGCAGTGATTTTTGAACCAATACTTCCAGCGGAGCAGTATGTGATTTTCAAATGGAACCTATTTTGGACTCTCGCAGTGGCAACTAATCCAttcgttccaaaaaaaaaaaaaaaaacataccaTTCTTGGTTTTTAAAAACAgttttaaatttgatcaaatcTATACACAAAAATCACTAATTATAATACCGAATAAACCTTATATTAGATTAATCAtgtaatatattttcatagtatacttaTTTAGAGTCacagatgttaatatattttaagTTTGACAAGATCCAAACCCAGAATTGCATCTTTTGGGACAGAAGCAGTAGTACAACAGGATTAGTTAGCAGGTCAGTTCGTCAATCAAGGACGTCAAATACGAACCAGAAATCGTTTGACCACACACCCATAAGCtaagccggtgagcatgctccaATACTGATTGACTGTATTTCAATCATTCAGTACCAAAACTTACAAACATACTGTAGTACATAATTGGGAATAAGACGACCTACAATCACCCTATGAGCACTGCCTATTGCGGATGTACAACTAAAAACCATTGACACATATTAGCGGCTTGCTCTGATATGACGTCACCTCACATGTTAAATTTTCTGTATCATATTGATGTATGTGTAGCTCGAGAACATGACAAACAATCTCCTAAACCTGCAAAGACACATAGAATGTGTTGATTATCTTCAATTCAGAAAAGAGATTCCctatattcgagaaaaaaaaaacattcccTAACTACTAAGTTAAACATGGTCCCTATTGTTTCCTGATACGGGAAAGGTGTAGAGAGACGCCGTCAGGGACAATATATTGGCGGCAATCAGCAAGTCAGTGACTCATTATATGTTGGCCATGATATATTGCGAGGAACTACATAAATATGATGCAATCAGAAACTTCGTTATGAACTTATAGAGGCTAAAAGTGGATTGATCTCCAGCGCTCTATTCAATTTGGCAGAAACAATGCTTTCTCCATGAAAATGCAAATATGATACTCTTAGACTTACCAAACCCACTGACTTCTGTGTGCAGCCATTGCTTCATAGCTTCTGGATGGGCTACTGTTAACTAGAGTATAGATTGACTGCTTTGACCTTGTGAAGGAGATGAACGAAGAGAGCCAAATGTCAACCGGACCACTGTACTTGCGAAGAATATTCAGGCTTCCCTGCATTTAGAAATAATCCAACATCAATCATCTTTCCTCCACACTAATGTGTTCTTCCAGCAAGAAGAAAAAACATGGTACAATCAAGACCCCCCCCAAAAAAAGGTAAAGTAAAGATAAGGTGACCATGAAGTTTAGCAATACAGAAATGATGTTCATTCATAAAATAGCAAAATCTCTGAaaaatatatattataaaaaaaacTAGGTCATCTACCAAAAGGAGTTGGCAATGTAGGCTGTAGCATTATAGTTTATGCATTTCCGATTCCAAGAAAAATTAAGAGTTCCGTAGCTTCAGCTAAACATAGCACTGACAAAGTCAACAAAGTAACACACATATTCTCTTCCTCGTAAAGTGAAAATCGGTTTGAGAAGTAAATCCAAATAATAAGGCTGTCGAAGGATTTAAGAGAAGAAACTTACTAGTTCCCAAGCTTCCACATTCCCCTGCCTGTTCGCACGGAGAAACTTGCTGTTCATATAGAAATAAAGTTTTTTAGACTCTGAGTGATAAAAATACAAAACTATCTCATAAATGTGATATGCATATGTGTAGTACAAAAAATGAACAAGTAAATGAAATGAGAAGAAGCTGTGCACAGCCAAAGAACAACAGTCCTGATGCCCAACATACCAGAATCCCAATGTTAACAAACAATTTCAGTGATTCATGCATGTGGCTAATCATGCAGTGTTATACCAGATAACTGAACTAACCATATGCCGTGATGAACATCTTTGTGGTTTGGATGACCTGATACTCCATATGAATCAAATGTCACGATCTAAAATGGCATCAAATATTGCATCAGTAAGCAGCGGCCGTCAAAGGAAGAAAAAAACTAGAATTTTTTTTAGGTATGTAGTAAATGAAGGTAAAGGCATAAAGCAACTGAATATGGTATAGAGTACTAAGTGACTATAATTTGTTAAGATCATCAGATTGCAAGGATTCATTCTCAGGATTTTTAAGCACAGTTCGCAAACTGTAGTCACAAGTGTCTTTTCTTAAGAAAAGAAGTGATAATGTTAGAACAAGCATAACCCCAATATATGTCATTTACTAAATTATTCAGGAGAAGTAAACAAAAAAGGAGAACTGATGACTTGGTGAGAATTCCTTTGTAAACGTGTCTTGTATAGTACACAAAATGCAGACCGGCACATTTGTGTACTTTAACTACTCATGTTACTTCAACACTATAACCTGGAGGATCGAAGAAACAAGCATCAATGGCTCGAGGTAACTTAATACGGGTGAGAGGAGAAGCGGATAGTATACTAAAATGCAATGTATTTTGAAGTTCATAAGGTCTCTGAGATGTAGCCACTACCGTGTCAATGGACCATAGTTGGACATGCTCCATGGCAAGTTCTGCTACTAGTCCATGGTCCCATTTCTCATGAAATCCATCCTATGAAATGTATAGGATCAAGATCACATGTTTTTCAAACAGTATGTAGAAGTATGCAAGTATGTACTCAAAATAAAGTACCTGCAATTTCGGGTGGTCCAAAACTTTAACTTGTTCATGTACAATCTGTAATGACATGAGCTGCTTCAGGAACTGTACAAAGGTTGCTCTTTGAGGGTAAAATGAACTAGTTAAGGATCCGAGTACCTTAAGGGTTTCACAGGCATGGTACAATTCTTCTTTACGAGTATTTCTGAGACCATCAGCATTACCTGTGGAAGGAGTAAGTTTGTTATGGGTGATTTATTGTTCACGTGTCAGGGAAAAAAATACTATTAAACTTATTGCTAAAAGCTTAGCTAGTACTTCAGATGTGCCGAGTACTATTTTTACTTGTTCTTAATTCACTAAAAATCATGCGTACACAGTGGCACTGCATGTTTAAGCACCGTGCTTGCATCATCTGAAGTGTGCTGTCAAGCATACAGTAAACCGACATCAGTGTTACCTATGACAGTTTTATGATGCATCCTAGCAGACATTACAATGGCCATTCCTGTTCTGTGCTGAGCTCAGATAAACAAATGTATAGGACAACAGAAGAAATAAACATA from Miscanthus floridulus cultivar M001 chromosome 11, ASM1932011v1, whole genome shotgun sequence includes these protein-coding regions:
- the LOC136494217 gene encoding uncharacterized protein, with the protein product MAWIWILAAGAVLLWAISLGRILSYSSPSCVPLSPQFMPPLRGDRRSRNVLLVVAHPDDESMFFAPTILFLKSKGHSIHILCMSRGNADGLRNTRKEELYHACETLKIVHEQVKVLDHPKLQDGFHEKWDHGLVAELAMEHVQLWSIDTIVTFDSYGVSGHPNHKDVHHGICKFLRANRQGNVEAWELGSLNILRKYSGPVDIWLSSFISFTRSKQSIYTLVNSSPSRSYEAMAAHRSQWVWFRRLFVMFSSYTYINMIQKI